One genomic window of Aquisalimonas sp. 2447 includes the following:
- a CDS encoding virulence factor BrkB family protein, whose translation MSERFPDRERLLNAVRDSGAEVTGFLRHVVRRFFQDGCLDSAGTLAYTTLLSIVPLFAVVFSVMTAFPVFEAFSGRMQDWLFDNLVPASGEVVQDYIQQFANRAAGLTAVGLIGITAAAILMMGAIDKAMNRIWRVAKRRSPIQSFMVYWTVITVGPFLVASSLVLSSYLVALAEFTDLADVGAVQQRLLAIAPFVGVVLAFTFLYAAVPNRRVPVLHALAGAVFAALLFEVAKRGFAAFVTNVPTYEAVYGALAALPIFLIWIYLCWVVVLLGAEFTQAIAGYRQGRAESLSDPRLALVLAVRLIGDFWRAQQDGRGLSRQELLDLEPDATEAAIAEALQALETTRAIRRTEEGGWVLARDPSTYTLLDLYRDYPFVLADVPARLRDRDAWNRALSRTLREAVGRIEDILDRPVRELFELERGRDARAETLPERPERKVGEG comes from the coding sequence ATGAGTGAGCGATTTCCGGACCGTGAGCGGCTCTTGAACGCTGTGCGTGACAGCGGTGCCGAGGTGACCGGGTTCCTGCGCCATGTGGTGCGGCGATTCTTTCAGGACGGGTGTCTGGACAGCGCGGGGACGCTGGCATACACAACGCTGCTGTCGATCGTGCCGCTGTTCGCCGTGGTCTTCTCGGTGATGACCGCATTCCCCGTTTTCGAGGCCTTCAGCGGCCGCATGCAGGACTGGCTGTTCGATAACCTGGTCCCTGCGTCCGGCGAGGTGGTCCAGGACTACATCCAGCAGTTTGCCAACCGCGCCGCCGGGCTGACCGCCGTGGGCCTCATCGGCATCACCGCTGCCGCGATTCTCATGATGGGCGCCATCGACAAGGCCATGAACCGGATCTGGCGGGTGGCCAAGCGACGCTCGCCGATACAGAGTTTCATGGTCTACTGGACGGTGATCACCGTGGGTCCGTTCCTGGTGGCGAGTTCCCTGGTACTGTCGTCCTATCTGGTGGCGCTGGCGGAGTTTACCGATCTGGCGGACGTTGGTGCCGTGCAACAGCGGCTGCTCGCGATTGCGCCGTTCGTCGGCGTGGTCCTGGCCTTCACGTTCCTCTACGCCGCCGTGCCCAACCGCCGGGTGCCGGTGCTGCATGCGCTGGCGGGAGCGGTGTTCGCCGCACTGCTCTTCGAGGTCGCCAAGCGCGGGTTCGCCGCCTTCGTCACCAACGTGCCTACCTACGAGGCAGTCTACGGCGCCCTGGCGGCACTGCCGATATTCCTGATCTGGATCTATCTCTGCTGGGTGGTGGTGCTCCTGGGCGCCGAGTTCACCCAGGCCATTGCCGGTTATCGTCAAGGCCGCGCCGAATCGTTGTCCGATCCGCGCCTGGCGCTGGTGCTGGCGGTGCGGTTGATCGGCGATTTCTGGCGGGCGCAGCAGGACGGCCGCGGCCTGTCACGCCAGGAATTGCTGGATCTTGAGCCGGATGCCACCGAGGCGGCCATTGCCGAGGCGCTCCAGGCGCTGGAGACCACCCGCGCCATCCGTCGTACGGAGGAGGGCGGCTGGGTGCTGGCCCGGGACCCGTCCACATACACACTGCTGGATCTGTACCGCGATTACCCGTTCGTGCTGGCGGACGTGCCCGCGCGCCTGCGCGACCGGGATGCCTGGAACCGGGCCTTGTCACGCACCCTGCGCGAGGCCGTGGGGCGTATCGAGGACATTCTTGACCGGCCGGTGCGGGAGCTGTTCGAGTTGGAGCGGGGGCGGGACGCCCGGGCTGAAACACTGCCCGAGCGCCCCGAGCGCAAAGTCGGAGAAGGATGA
- the yqeC gene encoding selenium cofactor biosynthesis protein YqeC: MTVQPLLEALNAERGIVCAVGAGGKKTLLYHLLQHHPGRTAMTATVFTYEPPRRLEAALIVDSESNLRERVPGHRANRVLYAQPSDKAGRLAGVSAETLTAIHRAGEFDLTVVKADGARMRRIKAPREDEPVIPAGADVVLLVGSVHALARPVNERIAHRLEQVLEVTGMQQEQLLTPATMARLFTHPQGLQRGTEGVTAIPVLNMVDGDVDLEAARAVARHILAGSDRFDRVVLTSLRHPGLLVETIRR; this comes from the coding sequence ATGACGGTACAGCCGCTGCTCGAGGCCCTGAACGCCGAACGCGGCATAGTCTGCGCGGTTGGCGCCGGCGGCAAGAAGACCCTGCTCTATCATCTACTGCAGCACCACCCCGGGCGCACGGCGATGACCGCTACGGTGTTCACCTATGAACCTCCGCGGCGCCTGGAGGCAGCCCTGATCGTGGACAGCGAGAGCAATCTGCGAGAGCGGGTGCCAGGCCATCGGGCCAATCGCGTTCTCTATGCGCAGCCCTCGGACAAGGCCGGGCGCCTGGCCGGAGTCAGCGCCGAAACCCTGACCGCCATCCACCGCGCAGGTGAATTCGACCTCACGGTGGTCAAGGCTGACGGTGCCCGCATGCGCCGCATCAAGGCCCCGCGGGAGGACGAACCGGTGATCCCCGCCGGTGCCGACGTGGTGCTGCTGGTGGGCTCGGTACACGCCCTGGCCCGCCCGGTGAACGAGCGAATTGCGCACCGGCTGGAGCAGGTCCTGGAGGTCACCGGCATGCAACAGGAACAGCTCCTGACCCCGGCCACCATGGCGCGCCTGTTTACTCATCCGCAAGGCCTCCAGCGCGGTACCGAGGGCGTCACGGCAATCCCGGTACTGAACATGGTGGACGGCGACGTGGACCTGGAGGCGGCCCGGGCAGTGGCCCGGCATATTCTCGCCGGCAGCGACCGCTTCGACCGTGTGGTGCTCACCAGTCTCCGTCACCCGGGACTGCTGGTGGAGACAATCCGTCGGTAA
- a CDS encoding sigma-54 dependent transcriptional regulator — protein MNEPVNDVMSGTRTQDHQKPSRQLAALVVDDDHSIRDFMRFALAKRCAFIEVADSIYNAEALRQRCHFDAIIIDVRMPDRSGVDWVRSLRIAGVTTPVVLMTAYPEDLDSRDAAELTNVRFISKPFSMDQMLAAVEDCLEAPTPAAPASPADKPARGLEGIVGHSEAMRGLLSLIRRVASRSTTVLLEGESGTGKEVAARCLHYFSGRTGPFVPVNCGSISPELLESELFGHVKGAFTGATQSRDGLFVHANRGTLFLDEICEMPLPMQAKLLRVLEERTIRPVGSERELPVDARIVTATNRQIADEVAAGRFREDLYYRLNVLGLSLPPLRERRPDIPHLAQRFAEDLSHELSLPPLRFTDEDLQRLQQHHWPGNVRELKNLIERAMLLNRQAAECLDQTRIDAPISLGESHSDLGFPADMPLAEVEKQHILKVMRTTQGNKSEAARRLGVSRKTLERKFKAWDEAPEPPGDGTPHHDRG, from the coding sequence GTGAATGAACCCGTGAACGATGTGATGTCCGGCACCAGAACTCAGGATCATCAAAAGCCATCTCGACAGCTGGCCGCGCTGGTGGTGGATGACGACCACAGCATCCGCGATTTCATGCGTTTTGCCCTGGCGAAACGCTGCGCCTTCATCGAGGTCGCCGACAGTATCTACAACGCGGAGGCACTGCGGCAACGCTGCCACTTCGACGCCATCATCATTGATGTGCGCATGCCTGACCGCTCCGGCGTGGACTGGGTACGGTCGCTGCGAATCGCAGGGGTCACAACGCCGGTTGTCCTCATGACGGCGTATCCGGAGGACCTGGATTCCCGGGACGCAGCCGAACTCACCAACGTGCGCTTCATTTCCAAACCCTTCTCCATGGACCAGATGCTCGCCGCAGTGGAGGACTGCCTGGAAGCGCCGACGCCGGCGGCACCCGCCTCCCCGGCGGACAAGCCCGCCCGCGGACTGGAAGGCATCGTCGGCCACAGCGAAGCCATGCGCGGCCTGTTGAGCCTGATACGCCGCGTGGCATCACGGTCCACCACGGTGTTGCTCGAGGGCGAATCGGGAACAGGCAAGGAGGTAGCTGCACGCTGCCTGCACTATTTCAGTGGCCGCACGGGGCCCTTCGTGCCGGTGAACTGCGGCTCCATCTCGCCGGAACTGCTGGAGAGCGAGCTGTTCGGCCACGTCAAAGGTGCATTCACCGGCGCCACCCAGTCCCGGGACGGGCTGTTCGTTCACGCCAACCGCGGCACACTGTTCCTGGACGAGATCTGCGAGATGCCCCTGCCCATGCAGGCGAAGCTGCTGCGGGTCCTGGAGGAGCGAACCATCCGACCGGTGGGATCCGAGAGGGAGTTACCGGTGGACGCGCGCATCGTCACTGCCACCAACCGGCAGATTGCCGACGAGGTTGCCGCCGGCCGTTTCCGCGAAGACCTTTACTACCGGTTGAACGTGCTCGGTCTGAGCCTGCCCCCCCTGCGGGAGCGGCGACCCGACATTCCGCACCTGGCGCAGCGCTTCGCGGAGGATCTCTCTCACGAGCTCTCGCTGCCGCCGTTGCGCTTCACTGACGAGGATCTGCAGCGCCTGCAGCAACATCACTGGCCAGGCAATGTCCGCGAACTGAAGAACCTCATCGAACGCGCGATGCTCCTGAACCGACAGGCGGCCGAATGCCTCGATCAGACGCGTATCGATGCCCCGATTTCCCTGGGCGAGAGCCACAGCGACCTTGGCTTCCCCGCCGACATGCCCCTGGCCGAGGTGGAAAAGCAGCACATCCTCAAGGTGATGCGCACCACCCAGGGGAACAAGTCCGAGGCGGCGCGGCGCCTCGGGGTCTCCCGCAAGACGCTGGAGCGCAAGTTCAAGGCGTGGGATGAGGCGCCTGAACCGCCCGGCGACGGAACACCTCACCATGACCGAGGATGA
- a CDS encoding Mov34/MPN/PAD-1 family protein has product MSNAAGSPPGRQVGKRQNPGDNDVVLKPELQHQLLEYARASWPEEACGLLLGRGDRVDELARLRNCSGSPQEHYALDPLDYMHAEQQCENRGLTVLGIWHSHPDSAGVPSVTDERDAWPGWLYIIVGRPRGEAPDVRGWRLDGGRFRQAVLRFAANDDTAPGSR; this is encoded by the coding sequence ATGAGCAATGCTGCAGGATCGCCCCCGGGGCGCCAGGTCGGAAAACGGCAAAACCCGGGTGACAATGACGTGGTGCTCAAGCCGGAACTTCAGCACCAGCTTCTGGAGTATGCCAGGGCGAGCTGGCCTGAAGAGGCATGTGGCCTGCTGCTGGGTCGTGGTGACAGGGTCGATGAGCTGGCTCGGTTACGGAATTGCTCCGGCTCGCCGCAAGAGCACTACGCACTGGATCCACTGGACTACATGCACGCCGAGCAACAGTGCGAGAATCGGGGGCTGACCGTGCTGGGAATCTGGCACAGCCATCCGGATTCCGCCGGAGTGCCTTCGGTCACCGACGAGCGTGACGCCTGGCCTGGCTGGCTGTACATCATTGTCGGCCGCCCGCGGGGGGAGGCGCCGGACGTGCGTGGCTGGCGCCTGGATGGCGGACGGTTCAGGCAAGCGGTGCTGCGTTTCGCGGCAAACGATGACACGGCACCAGGATCGCGATGA
- the mobA gene encoding molybdenum cofactor guanylyltransferase MobA has translation MGGTDKGLLEVAGIAMVDHVLQRLRPQTEALVVNANRNHADYATRGCPVVADAFGEFAGPLAGMAAGLAAAPTDWCVTVPCDSPLVPQDLVARLAAALQAQGADLAVAEGAGRMQPVFALLPRRLLPDLQGFLEEGGRKIDAWYGRHAVARADFSDSEEAFLNINTPEERDQLEGRLTPGGRADV, from the coding sequence ATGGGCGGAACCGACAAGGGGCTTCTGGAGGTGGCCGGCATCGCCATGGTGGACCACGTCCTGCAGCGTCTGCGTCCGCAGACCGAGGCGCTGGTGGTCAACGCCAACCGCAACCATGCAGACTACGCGACGCGCGGTTGTCCGGTGGTGGCGGACGCCTTCGGCGAATTCGCCGGCCCCCTGGCGGGCATGGCGGCGGGGCTTGCAGCGGCGCCCACGGACTGGTGCGTTACCGTGCCCTGCGACTCACCGCTGGTGCCGCAGGATCTTGTCGCCCGGCTGGCCGCTGCCCTCCAGGCCCAGGGGGCGGACCTGGCGGTGGCCGAAGGTGCCGGGCGGATGCAGCCGGTCTTCGCCCTGCTGCCACGGCGTCTGTTGCCGGACCTCCAGGGCTTCCTGGAAGAGGGCGGGCGCAAGATCGACGCCTGGTACGGGCGTCATGCGGTGGCGCGGGCGGATTTCTCCGACAGCGAAGAGGCATTTCTCAACATCAACACACCTGAAGAGCGCGATCAGTTAGAAGGGCGACTGACGCCGGGAGGCAGGGCCGATGTCTGA
- a CDS encoding cytochrome c, producing the protein MDYSSYGPQRTMMKYTLATAAGAIALVTSGAALAIDRGDPSAGERIAEDQCMACHAVDESLGNPEWPKIAGQYGNYLLHSLREYKDGTRENAVMQGQVEDLSLQDLRDVASYYSRLDGDLYVPRR; encoded by the coding sequence ATGGACTACTCCAGTTACGGACCGCAGAGAACAATGATGAAATACACCCTTGCTACCGCTGCTGGCGCCATTGCCTTGGTCACCTCTGGCGCTGCCCTTGCCATCGATCGTGGTGACCCGTCGGCCGGCGAGCGGATTGCCGAAGATCAGTGCATGGCCTGCCATGCGGTGGACGAGTCCCTGGGCAATCCGGAATGGCCCAAGATTGCCGGCCAGTACGGCAATTATCTGCTCCACTCACTCAGGGAGTACAAGGACGGTACCCGGGAGAATGCGGTGATGCAGGGGCAGGTGGAGGATCTGTCGCTGCAGGATCTGCGCGACGTGGCCTCGTACTATTCCCGCCTGGACGGCGACCTGTACGTCCCCCGGCGCTGA
- a CDS encoding MoaD/ThiS family protein, with translation MTTVTVRIPSPLRSHADGQAELTVSGATVGEILVELARRYPALGQRLLTPEGAVRPYVNLFVGERNLNALAGLDTPLQGGEVISVLPAVAGGQRGKGIRRA, from the coding sequence ATGACGACAGTAACAGTACGCATTCCCTCGCCCTTGCGCTCCCACGCGGACGGCCAGGCGGAACTGACGGTCAGCGGTGCCACAGTGGGCGAGATTCTGGTGGAACTCGCGCGGCGGTATCCGGCCCTGGGTCAGCGGCTTCTGACCCCCGAGGGTGCGGTGCGGCCGTACGTGAACCTGTTCGTGGGCGAACGCAATCTCAACGCGCTGGCCGGCCTGGACACCCCGCTCCAGGGCGGCGAAGTGATTTCCGTCCTGCCTGCCGTCGCCGGTGGCCAGAGGGGGAAAGGTATCCGCCGCGCCTGA
- a CDS encoding tetratricopeptide repeat protein: protein MSERADAPDVEARTRADHAAYEALLAADEPPKAWLRRLNRHAARQDPPLVVVGDGTTALLAAWARRYRDKHREVVLFTHYVGCTGESRLTDRLVERLLLRLRDVAALPDPLPADPEARRELLPNWLARAAARTRLMLVLADVDRLTDGDAEQALDWLPAHLPPGVRIVLGVALNAPAVTQMRQRGWQTEVLSEAVAGRQELPDGVTPETLRLLWACRRGLTADELQAAGYQAPASGAAIYRAEERLQLAGVDVRDAVRKSLLADGADRQAAHEAVAGLVAAHLAPERRLDELPWQLAAARDWERLAHVLADPAFLQALLRQRDRLDLWHYWRAWGADAELVAWYAECLRPWRQELDAETLADLVCGLCAAFREAGLDGDLSPFMNALHELTSSLPPALHARVLATRGAWLAEQGEAAAALEPLQQALALRREALGEDHPETRTSRHQLATWYEEQGDLDAAVELYRAGLTARETTLGERAPGLIPYLHNLGAVLKARNDFAAARPCFRRALEIAERHYGNAHPTTAACLDNLAGTVYAEHDFDQAETLYQRALGIAEAVFGAMHAATAAAAHNLGAVMDAREDFRTAEMLFQRALDVREELFGAEHVDTASSLHNLAGVKDAMGRYDDAEPLYRRAVANWEAVVGKEHTATATSVNNLADLLRETGQFGEAEQLYRRNLATWRALVGEDHPHTLMTLCELAGLHAEQGRLDEAEPMLRDAVERTARVLGRDNMDHINAVTRLAGLLRETGRKDEARKLLKQTITAAEGTLGMISPKLQKLRRHLEALDVDPDRLH from the coding sequence ATGTCTGAGCGAGCAGACGCTCCCGACGTGGAGGCCCGCACCCGGGCGGACCATGCCGCCTATGAAGCGCTGCTGGCCGCGGATGAACCACCGAAGGCGTGGTTACGGCGACTGAACCGGCATGCCGCGCGGCAGGATCCGCCACTGGTGGTCGTCGGTGACGGCACCACGGCTTTGCTGGCCGCCTGGGCCCGTCGTTACCGGGACAAGCACCGCGAGGTGGTGCTGTTCACGCACTATGTGGGTTGCACCGGCGAAAGCCGGCTCACCGACCGGCTGGTGGAACGCCTGCTGCTGCGACTCCGTGACGTGGCCGCGCTGCCGGATCCCCTGCCGGCGGATCCGGAGGCCCGCCGGGAGCTACTGCCCAACTGGCTGGCCCGGGCAGCGGCAAGGACGAGGCTGATGCTGGTCCTGGCGGACGTGGACCGGCTCACCGACGGTGACGCTGAACAGGCACTGGACTGGCTGCCGGCGCATCTGCCGCCGGGGGTACGCATTGTCCTCGGTGTGGCGCTGAACGCCCCTGCCGTAACGCAGATGCGCCAGCGCGGCTGGCAGACAGAGGTGCTGTCCGAGGCGGTTGCCGGCAGGCAGGAGCTCCCCGACGGCGTGACACCAGAGACGCTGCGGTTGCTGTGGGCGTGCCGCCGGGGGCTCACTGCCGACGAACTCCAGGCGGCGGGGTATCAGGCGCCGGCTTCGGGGGCGGCAATCTACCGCGCCGAAGAGCGTCTCCAACTGGCCGGCGTCGACGTGCGCGACGCTGTGCGCAAATCGCTGCTGGCGGATGGCGCCGATCGCCAGGCGGCTCACGAGGCGGTTGCCGGGCTGGTTGCCGCCCACCTGGCACCGGAGCGGCGCCTGGACGAACTGCCCTGGCAACTGGCCGCGGCCCGGGACTGGGAGCGGCTGGCCCATGTGCTGGCCGATCCCGCCTTCCTGCAGGCGCTCCTGCGCCAGCGTGACCGCCTGGATCTGTGGCACTACTGGCGCGCCTGGGGCGCCGATGCCGAGCTGGTAGCGTGGTACGCGGAATGCCTGCGCCCCTGGCGGCAAGAGCTGGATGCCGAAACTCTTGCGGATCTGGTCTGTGGTCTCTGCGCGGCATTCCGGGAGGCCGGCCTGGATGGCGACCTGTCACCGTTCATGAACGCGCTTCACGAGCTGACGTCGAGCTTGCCGCCGGCGCTGCATGCCCGGGTGCTGGCGACGCGCGGCGCCTGGCTTGCTGAGCAGGGCGAGGCTGCAGCGGCACTGGAGCCGCTGCAGCAGGCACTGGCCCTGCGCCGTGAAGCTCTGGGTGAAGACCATCCAGAGACGCGCACCAGCCGCCATCAGCTGGCCACCTGGTACGAGGAGCAGGGTGATCTGGATGCTGCCGTAGAGCTGTATCGTGCCGGTCTCACGGCCCGCGAGACCACTCTCGGGGAGCGGGCCCCGGGGCTGATTCCCTACCTGCACAATCTGGGCGCCGTGCTCAAGGCCCGCAATGACTTCGCCGCCGCGAGACCCTGTTTCCGGCGAGCGCTGGAAATCGCCGAGCGCCATTACGGCAATGCCCACCCCACCACCGCTGCGTGCCTGGACAATCTCGCGGGCACGGTCTATGCCGAGCACGATTTCGACCAGGCGGAAACCCTCTATCAACGGGCACTGGGCATCGCCGAGGCGGTGTTCGGCGCCATGCATGCGGCCACGGCGGCGGCGGCCCACAACCTGGGCGCGGTCATGGATGCCCGGGAGGATTTCCGCACCGCCGAGATGCTGTTCCAGCGGGCTCTGGATGTCCGCGAGGAGCTGTTTGGTGCAGAGCACGTGGATACGGCCTCCAGCCTGCACAATCTGGCCGGCGTGAAGGACGCCATGGGCCGTTACGACGACGCCGAGCCCCTGTACCGGCGTGCCGTGGCCAACTGGGAGGCAGTGGTGGGCAAGGAACACACGGCGACGGCCACCAGTGTCAACAACCTGGCTGATCTGCTCCGGGAAACCGGCCAGTTCGGCGAGGCCGAGCAGCTCTACCGGCGCAATCTCGCGACCTGGCGTGCACTCGTGGGTGAGGACCACCCCCATACCCTGATGACGCTCTGCGAACTGGCCGGTCTCCATGCCGAGCAGGGACGGCTGGACGAGGCGGAACCCATGCTCCGCGACGCCGTGGAACGCACCGCCCGGGTTCTGGGTCGGGACAATATGGACCACATCAATGCGGTGACCCGGCTGGCGGGCCTGCTCCGGGAAACCGGCCGCAAGGACGAGGCGCGCAAACTGCTGAAGCAGACCATTACCGCCGCCGAAGGAACCCTGGGCATGATCTCCCCGAAGCTGCAGAAGCTGCGCCGCCACCTGGAGGCGCTGGACGTCGATCCGGATCGCCTGCACTGA
- a CDS encoding cytochrome c, with the protein MRLNTLFLGAALGALAMAGSLQADEGGDPVVGETLATTCMGCHAVEGARNAYPSYRVPKIGGQYEEYLVDALKAYRDGERPHPTMRAQAQTLTEQDMRDIAAFFAQER; encoded by the coding sequence ATGAGACTCAACACCCTGTTTCTCGGAGCGGCGCTGGGCGCGCTGGCAATGGCGGGCTCGCTGCAGGCGGACGAGGGCGGTGATCCGGTGGTCGGCGAGACCCTGGCCACCACCTGCATGGGCTGTCATGCCGTGGAAGGCGCGCGCAACGCCTACCCGTCCTATCGCGTTCCCAAGATTGGCGGTCAGTACGAGGAGTACCTCGTGGATGCGCTCAAGGCCTATCGCGACGGGGAGCGGCCGCATCCCACCATGCGGGCGCAGGCGCAGACGTTGACCGAGCAGGATATGCGTGACATCGCCGCCTTCTTCGCCCAGGAGCGCTAG
- a CDS encoding diguanylate cyclase, whose protein sequence is MTEDEPLQQALRRAALRLITASRGRSEVLDRSLDTLRQTLRDDQATPEAIDAAVRTLESGLLALDDTEEADAAAELDAGDVPTAQNGERAQADTRTPPRSGSVWQRWFGKAGAPNNNAAAADTSLERFRPPLDTMTTRLNLPAPYQERLDELRRILAEADTVEELAGCLNRLADVLVKANERETAELEAFLVQLSRRLADLHAVLRADDGEALEADADEQRLDQAVQERVHSIQNALRDTGDPRQAHRIISADLDSLVQEVTSYRQSQGSRRQQARERHQALNAQLEATEQETLRLREALLEEQTRAELDALTGIANRAAFDRRIQEEATRSARYGSPMSLLVVDIDGFKPVNDRHGHATGDVVLTQVAELLQGQVRQADFVARYGGEEFALILPETARSAANRVAEKLRSAVAAAQYGHGEAQVPVTVSVGVAELGQGEAWQSLFTRADRALYQAKGDGRNRVVSGD, encoded by the coding sequence ATGACCGAGGATGAGCCCCTGCAGCAGGCCCTGCGGCGGGCGGCCCTGCGCCTGATCACCGCCAGCCGGGGGCGCTCGGAAGTGCTGGACCGCTCACTGGACACTCTGCGGCAGACTTTGCGTGACGACCAGGCCACACCGGAAGCCATCGATGCGGCTGTTCGCACGCTGGAAAGCGGGCTGCTCGCCCTGGATGACACCGAAGAAGCGGACGCTGCCGCTGAGCTTGACGCCGGTGACGTGCCAACGGCCCAGAACGGTGAACGGGCACAGGCCGATACCCGGACACCGCCGCGCTCGGGGAGCGTGTGGCAGCGCTGGTTCGGCAAGGCTGGCGCGCCCAACAACAACGCGGCTGCGGCAGATACCTCGCTGGAACGGTTTCGCCCGCCACTGGACACCATGACCACGCGCCTGAATCTGCCGGCACCGTACCAGGAGCGGCTGGATGAGCTCAGGCGGATCCTGGCGGAGGCCGACACGGTGGAGGAACTCGCTGGCTGCCTCAACCGCCTGGCAGACGTCCTGGTGAAAGCCAACGAGCGCGAGACGGCCGAACTGGAGGCGTTCCTGGTGCAGTTATCACGCCGGCTCGCCGACCTTCACGCCGTACTGCGGGCAGACGACGGTGAGGCCCTGGAAGCGGATGCCGACGAGCAACGGCTGGACCAGGCCGTGCAGGAACGCGTGCACTCCATTCAGAACGCGCTGCGCGACACCGGGGACCCCCGTCAGGCGCACCGGATCATCAGTGCCGACCTGGACTCCCTGGTCCAGGAAGTCACCTCGTACCGACAGTCCCAGGGATCGCGACGCCAGCAGGCCCGGGAGCGTCACCAGGCGCTCAATGCGCAGCTTGAGGCGACAGAGCAGGAAACACTGCGCCTGCGGGAGGCGCTGCTGGAAGAGCAGACGCGGGCTGAACTGGACGCGCTGACGGGCATCGCCAACCGGGCGGCATTCGATCGCAGAATCCAGGAGGAGGCGACCCGCTCGGCGCGATACGGATCACCGATGAGCCTGTTGGTGGTGGATATCGACGGCTTCAAACCGGTCAATGACCGGCACGGCCACGCCACCGGCGACGTCGTCCTGACCCAGGTGGCCGAGCTGCTGCAGGGTCAGGTCCGGCAGGCGGACTTCGTGGCCCGCTACGGCGGTGAGGAGTTCGCCTTGATTCTGCCGGAGACGGCACGGAGCGCCGCCAACAGAGTCGCCGAGAAACTGCGCAGTGCCGTCGCCGCAGCGCAGTACGGCCACGGGGAAGCGCAGGTTCCCGTCACCGTGTCGGTGGGTGTCGCGGAACTGGGCCAGGGGGAAGCCTGGCAGTCCCTGTTCACCCGCGCCGACCGCGCCCTCTATCAGGCCAAGGGCGACGGCCGCAATCGCGTGGTCTCGGGGGACTGA
- a CDS encoding acylphosphatase, whose translation MSERCVLCHVAGRVQGVFFRGSAQEEARRLGLRGYARNLPDGRVRILACGDDRSLAVFREWVAVGPQGARVDSVDWQEGVDEEPPAGFQVR comes from the coding sequence ATGAGCGAGCGCTGTGTGTTGTGCCACGTCGCCGGGCGTGTGCAGGGCGTGTTCTTTCGCGGGAGCGCCCAGGAGGAGGCGCGGCGGCTGGGTCTGCGTGGTTACGCCCGGAATTTGCCCGACGGCCGTGTCCGCATCCTCGCCTGCGGCGATGACCGGAGCCTGGCCGTGTTCCGCGAGTGGGTTGCCGTAGGGCCCCAGGGAGCACGCGTCGACAGTGTGGATTGGCAGGAGGGCGTGGACGAAGAGCCGCCCGCCGGCTTTCAGGTCCGCTGA